One window of the Mycobacterium sp. SVM_VP21 genome contains the following:
- a CDS encoding phosphoadenylyl-sulfate reductase yields the protein MRPHSEAELRELAAKGAAELDGASATELLEWTDANFRGVNGLDASGASCNYVVASNMADAVLVDLAAKVRAGVPVLFLDTGYHFAETIGTRDAVEAMYDIALVNVTPEQTVAEQDAAHGKDLFGSNPALCCRLRKVEPLSRTLRNYSAWVTGLRRVEAPTRANAPLISFDEQFGLVKINPIAAWSDEEFDAYIVANNVLVNPLIDEGYPSIGCAPCTIKPAAGADPRSGRWAGLAKTECGLHAS from the coding sequence ATGAGGCCGCACAGCGAAGCGGAGTTGCGTGAGCTGGCCGCCAAGGGCGCGGCCGAGCTCGACGGTGCCAGCGCCACCGAGCTGCTGGAGTGGACGGATGCGAACTTCCGCGGGGTGAACGGGCTCGACGCTTCAGGGGCCTCCTGCAACTACGTGGTGGCCTCCAACATGGCCGACGCGGTGCTGGTGGATCTGGCGGCCAAAGTCCGCGCCGGAGTTCCGGTGCTGTTCCTCGACACCGGCTACCACTTCGCCGAGACCATCGGCACCCGCGACGCGGTGGAGGCGATGTACGACATCGCGTTGGTCAACGTCACCCCGGAGCAGACCGTGGCGGAGCAGGACGCTGCCCACGGCAAGGACCTGTTCGGATCCAATCCGGCACTGTGCTGCCGACTGCGCAAGGTCGAGCCGCTGTCCCGCACGCTGCGCAACTACTCGGCGTGGGTCACCGGCTTGCGTCGGGTGGAAGCGCCGACGCGCGCCAATGCACCGCTGATCAGCTTCGACGAGCAGTTCGGCCTGGTGAAGATCAACCCGATCGCGGCGTGGTCCGACGAGGAGTTCGACGCATACATCGTCGCCAACAACGTGCTGGTCAACCCGCTGATCGATGAAGGCTACCCGTCGATCGGCTGCGCGCCGTGCACGATCAAGCCGGCGGCCGGCGCCGATCCGCGCAGCGGACGCTGGGCCGGCCTGGCCAAGACCGAATGCGGGCTTCACGCCTCGTGA
- a CDS encoding sirohydrochlorin chelatase — protein MRASRLVTTTLVLTAHGSRDPRAAANTRAIAGHLRRVAPEYAVRVAFCEHSTPNLRDVLRETRGNAGGDTVVVPLLLASAYHARVDIPAMITESGVAVRVALTLGEDSRLVQVLGERLSSAGASRFDPELGVVVVAVGSSRPAANAQTATIAAPLSRGTRWAGVEVAFATEGPQPSIPEAVERLRARGATKLMIAPWFLAHGRITDRVTAYAAQAGIPIAEPLGAHRLVAATVLDRMETALAANGLAA, from the coding sequence ATGCGGGCTTCACGCCTCGTGACCACCACGCTGGTGCTGACCGCACACGGCAGCCGGGATCCGCGCGCGGCGGCCAACACCCGTGCGATCGCCGGGCACCTGCGCCGGGTGGCGCCCGAGTACGCCGTACGGGTGGCGTTCTGCGAACACAGCACCCCGAACCTGCGCGATGTGCTGCGCGAGACCAGGGGCAACGCCGGCGGCGACACCGTCGTCGTCCCCCTGCTGTTGGCCAGCGCCTACCACGCCCGCGTCGATATTCCGGCGATGATCACGGAGTCCGGCGTCGCCGTGCGGGTCGCTCTGACGCTGGGCGAGGACAGCCGCCTGGTGCAGGTTCTCGGTGAACGCCTGTCGAGCGCCGGCGCCTCGCGATTCGACCCCGAGCTGGGCGTGGTGGTGGTCGCGGTGGGCTCGTCGCGACCGGCGGCCAACGCGCAGACCGCCACGATCGCAGCCCCGCTGTCTCGCGGAACACGTTGGGCCGGCGTGGAAGTCGCCTTCGCCACTGAAGGTCCTCAGCCGTCGATTCCCGAAGCCGTCGAACGGTTGCGGGCACGCGGTGCCACCAAGCTGATGATCGCCCCGTGGTTTTTGGCCCACGGCAGAATCACCGACCGGGTCACCGCCTACGCCGCACAGGCGGGAATCCCGATAGCCGAGCCGCTCGGCGCGCACCGCCTGGTGGCCGCGACCGTGCTGGACAGAATGGAGACGGCGCTGGCCGCCAACGGACTGGCTGCCTGA
- a CDS encoding iron reductase, whose product MTSTGEDPLIARMVIRRRFALHESCTRLRQLHPHCPRTYGVAVLADVNKRRWFPLDSVFTIDRLRVRFDETAALTDRRAAGNVMAARLIHEVLGRLLPLALFEGRAWDAGLENLWVHFDRDNDIDWVAVVDPTVRVLPDDPWIHEKGERSHTDTVVVLPSELALTTWAAHRCHRTLAPLFVWLHSVCEGAISISSMWQLLGSTVVVAANQLPRRTEQDEAISFRRSQAILDAMVGFGLPVRGPAMSAVQPKTALRRAPTGTASSSGGHQL is encoded by the coding sequence GTGACGTCCACGGGCGAGGATCCCCTTATCGCGAGAATGGTAATTCGTCGGCGGTTCGCGCTGCACGAATCATGTACCAGGCTTCGCCAGCTCCATCCGCATTGCCCGCGAACCTACGGTGTCGCGGTTCTCGCCGATGTCAACAAGCGCCGATGGTTTCCGTTGGATTCGGTTTTCACCATCGATCGCCTGCGGGTCCGCTTCGACGAGACCGCCGCCCTGACCGACCGCCGCGCGGCAGGGAACGTGATGGCTGCGCGTCTGATCCACGAAGTGCTGGGTCGACTTCTCCCCCTGGCGCTTTTCGAGGGACGCGCGTGGGACGCGGGCCTGGAGAACCTGTGGGTGCACTTCGACCGGGACAACGACATCGACTGGGTGGCCGTTGTCGACCCAACCGTGCGGGTGCTTCCCGACGATCCCTGGATCCATGAGAAGGGCGAGCGCAGCCATACCGACACGGTCGTGGTGCTGCCGAGCGAGTTGGCTCTGACCACCTGGGCGGCACACCGCTGTCACCGCACCCTGGCGCCGCTGTTCGTCTGGCTCCACTCGGTCTGCGAGGGCGCGATCTCGATCTCGTCGATGTGGCAGCTCCTGGGTTCGACGGTGGTGGTCGCGGCCAACCAGCTGCCACGCCGCACCGAGCAGGACGAGGCCATCAGCTTCCGGCGAAGTCAGGCCATCCTGGACGCAATGGTCGGCTTCGGCCTGCCGGTGCGGGGGCCCGCCATGTCGGCGGTGCAGCCGAAGACGGCTCTCCGCCGGGCCCCCACCGGCACCGCATCGAGTTCGGGCGGGCATCAACTGTGA
- a CDS encoding sulfite reductase flavoprotein subunit alpha, with product MNSRPDFAMIVGYGSDMGNAEDAAMSFAETFEDTTGRTAEAVELNQVDITELRSATHLIVVTSTWGDGEFPDNANLFWEALSAAGADRLEHLSFAVLALGDTGYDLFCNAGRLLDERLEQLGATRLAERVEIDGSYAKPAAAWTSDIVKLLAAEHATPAAGVVVSSRAAHSPDQTAAANPDRDHPFEARVMVNRLLTAPGSDKEVRHYELDLTGSGIAYAAGDSLAVHPTNDPALVDAILAEFGLAPEHTVPGHDEPLGALLAHHLEIRTPSRALRELTASRIRDEYAAAALRGNVDAAQSSWLYGRDVLDLIRLGALTADEVLDTLRPLQYRDYSIASSPLVSPDHVHLTVATVRYALADRHYGGVASTFLADRAERVRVHLRPTPSFRLPGPDVPVIMIGPGTGVAPFRAFLQERRAAGARGRSWLFFGNRRRYGDFLYRDEFEDYLRSGVLSQLDLAFSRDGTADAPNRYVQQCMWGHSTELFNWLEEGAQLYVCGDAERMAKDVDAALHAIVASAGNMDTAAAHAYVNQLIKTHRYLRDVY from the coding sequence GTGAACTCCCGCCCCGACTTCGCGATGATCGTCGGTTACGGCAGCGACATGGGCAACGCCGAGGACGCCGCCATGTCCTTCGCCGAAACCTTCGAAGACACCACCGGTCGCACCGCAGAAGCCGTCGAACTCAACCAAGTCGACATCACCGAGCTGCGGTCGGCCACCCACCTCATCGTCGTCACCTCGACCTGGGGCGACGGCGAGTTTCCCGACAACGCCAACCTGTTCTGGGAGGCACTGAGCGCTGCGGGCGCCGACCGCCTGGAACACCTGAGTTTCGCCGTGCTCGCCCTCGGCGACACCGGCTACGACTTGTTCTGCAACGCCGGCCGACTGCTCGACGAACGTCTAGAGCAGCTGGGCGCCACCCGGTTGGCCGAACGTGTCGAGATCGACGGCTCCTACGCCAAGCCGGCCGCGGCCTGGACGAGCGACATCGTCAAGCTCCTGGCAGCCGAGCACGCCACGCCCGCTGCCGGCGTCGTCGTGTCCAGCCGCGCGGCACACTCCCCCGATCAGACCGCAGCGGCCAACCCCGACCGGGATCACCCCTTCGAAGCCCGCGTGATGGTCAACCGGCTGCTCACGGCGCCCGGATCCGACAAGGAGGTCCGGCACTACGAGCTGGACCTCACCGGCTCCGGGATCGCCTATGCCGCAGGCGATTCCCTGGCCGTGCATCCGACCAACGATCCCGCCCTCGTCGACGCCATCTTGGCCGAGTTCGGCCTGGCACCCGAACATACGGTGCCCGGCCACGACGAGCCCCTCGGTGCGCTGCTCGCGCATCACCTCGAGATACGGACGCCGTCGCGGGCACTGCGGGAGCTGACGGCGTCGCGCATCCGCGATGAGTATGCCGCGGCCGCCCTCCGCGGGAATGTCGATGCGGCGCAGAGCTCTTGGCTCTATGGCAGAGACGTCCTCGACCTGATCAGACTGGGAGCACTGACCGCGGACGAGGTGCTCGACACCTTGCGTCCGCTTCAGTACCGCGACTACTCGATAGCCTCGAGCCCGCTGGTCAGCCCCGACCACGTGCATCTGACGGTCGCGACCGTACGTTACGCCCTCGCGGACCGCCACTATGGCGGCGTGGCCAGCACATTCCTGGCCGATCGCGCCGAAAGGGTGCGAGTCCACCTACGGCCCACCCCCTCCTTCCGACTGCCCGGGCCCGACGTCCCCGTCATCATGATCGGCCCCGGAACTGGGGTGGCGCCGTTTCGAGCGTTCCTGCAAGAACGCCGCGCCGCCGGCGCGAGGGGGCGGTCGTGGCTGTTCTTCGGAAACCGGCGCAGGTACGGCGACTTCCTCTACCGAGACGAATTCGAGGACTACCTCAGGTCAGGGGTGCTGTCCCAACTCGACCTCGCGTTCTCCCGCGACGGCACCGCCGACGCGCCGAACCGGTATGTCCAGCAATGTATGTGGGGGCACTCAACCGAGCTCTTCAACTGGCTCGAAGAGGGTGCGCAGCTCTACGTGTGCGGTGATGCCGAACGCATGGCCAAGGACGTCGACGCCGCATTGCACGCCATCGTGGCCAGCGCCGGCAACATGGACACCGCCGCGGCACACGCCTATGTCAACCAGCTCATCAAGACCCACCGCTACCTGCGCGACGTCTACTAG
- a CDS encoding TOBE-like domain-containing protein, whose protein sequence is MSNAITVRGANKRYGDFVALDNVDFAVPSGSLTALLGPSGSGKSTLLRAIAGLDHPDSGTVTINGVDVTGVPPQRRGIGFVFQHYAAFKHMTVRDNVAFGLKIRKRPKAEIKEKVDNLLEVVGLSGFQTRYPNQLSGGQRQRMALARALAVDPQVLLLDEPFGALDAKVREDLRAWLRRLHDEVHVTTVLVTHDQAEALDVADRIAVLNQGRIEQLGTPTEVYDAPANAFVMSFLGAVSSLNGALVRPHDIRVGRTPDMAVSAASVDGADGVGVLRATVDRVVALGFEVRVELTNAATQVPFTAQITRGDAEALALAEGDTVYVRATRVPPLNDVAAMGASTG, encoded by the coding sequence ATGAGCAACGCAATCACGGTGCGCGGGGCGAACAAGCGCTACGGCGACTTCGTCGCGTTGGACAACGTCGACTTCGCGGTCCCGTCCGGTTCACTGACGGCGCTGCTCGGGCCCAGCGGCTCGGGCAAGTCGACCCTGCTGCGGGCCATCGCCGGCCTGGACCACCCAGACAGCGGAACGGTCACCATCAACGGCGTCGACGTCACCGGTGTGCCGCCGCAGCGGCGCGGAATCGGATTCGTCTTCCAGCACTACGCGGCGTTCAAGCACATGACGGTGCGCGACAACGTGGCGTTCGGGCTCAAGATCCGCAAGCGGCCCAAGGCCGAAATCAAAGAGAAGGTAGACAACCTGCTGGAAGTGGTGGGGCTCAGCGGTTTTCAGACCCGCTATCCCAACCAGCTGTCCGGCGGTCAGCGCCAGCGGATGGCCCTGGCACGGGCCCTTGCGGTGGACCCGCAGGTGCTGCTGCTCGACGAGCCGTTCGGCGCACTGGACGCCAAGGTCCGAGAAGACCTGCGGGCCTGGCTGCGGCGCCTGCACGACGAGGTGCACGTCACCACGGTGCTGGTCACCCACGACCAGGCCGAGGCGCTGGACGTCGCAGACCGGATCGCCGTGCTGAATCAGGGCCGCATCGAACAACTCGGCACCCCAACCGAGGTCTACGACGCTCCGGCGAACGCGTTCGTCATGTCGTTCTTGGGCGCGGTGTCCTCGCTCAACGGGGCCTTGGTCCGACCACACGACATCCGGGTCGGCCGCACCCCCGACATGGCCGTGTCCGCGGCATCGGTAGACGGCGCCGACGGGGTCGGGGTGCTGCGTGCCACAGTCGACCGCGTAGTGGCGCTGGGCTTCGAGGTGCGCGTCGAGCTCACCAATGCCGCCACGCAGGTGCCGTTCACGGCCCAGATCACCCGCGGGGACGCCGAAGCGCTCGCGCTGGCCGAGGGGGACACCGTATACGTGCGGGCCACTCGGGTGCCGCCGTTGAATGACGTGGCGGCAATGGGCGCCAGCACGGGCTAG
- the cysW gene encoding sulfate ABC transporter permease subunit CysW, which yields MTPTRKIRYLFRSLAVAYIGLLLIVPVSLILWRSFEPGFGQFFDYISTPAAISALQLSLLVVAIVVPLNVIFGIPTALVLARNKFRGKGVLQAVIDLPFAVSPVIVGVALVVLWGSAGVLGFVENDWGFKIIFGLPGIVLASIFVTLPFVIREVEPVLHELGTDMEEASATLGSSWWQTFWRITLPSIRWGLTYGIVLTVARTLGEYGAVLIVSSNLPGKSQTLTLLVSDRYNRGAEYGAYALSTLLMTVSVLVLIVQVVLDVRAGRGDR from the coding sequence ATGACGCCGACACGGAAAATCCGGTATCTGTTCCGCTCTCTGGCGGTGGCCTACATCGGCCTGCTGCTGATCGTTCCGGTGTCATTGATCCTCTGGCGCAGCTTCGAGCCCGGGTTCGGACAGTTCTTCGACTACATCTCCACGCCGGCAGCTATCTCGGCACTGCAACTGTCACTGCTGGTGGTGGCGATCGTGGTGCCGTTGAACGTCATCTTCGGAATCCCGACAGCCTTGGTATTGGCGCGCAACAAGTTCCGCGGCAAGGGCGTGCTGCAGGCGGTCATCGACCTGCCATTCGCGGTCTCTCCGGTGATCGTTGGTGTGGCGCTGGTCGTGCTGTGGGGATCCGCGGGGGTGCTGGGCTTCGTCGAGAACGACTGGGGTTTCAAGATCATCTTCGGCCTGCCCGGTATCGTGCTGGCCAGCATCTTTGTCACGCTGCCGTTCGTGATCCGGGAAGTCGAACCGGTGCTGCACGAGCTGGGCACCGATATGGAGGAAGCGTCGGCCACGCTGGGTTCGAGCTGGTGGCAGACATTCTGGCGAATCACGCTGCCGTCGATCCGTTGGGGACTGACGTACGGGATCGTGCTGACGGTGGCGCGCACCCTCGGCGAGTACGGCGCGGTGCTGATCGTGTCGTCGAACCTGCCCGGAAAGTCCCAGACGCTGACACTGCTGGTGTCCGACCGTTACAACCGCGGCGCCGAATACGGCGCCTACGCCTTGTCCACGCTACTGATGACAGTGTCGGTGTTGGTCTTGATCGTTCAGGTGGTGCTCGACGTGCGGGCCGGAAGGGGAGACAGATGA
- the cysT gene encoding sulfate ABC transporter permease subunit CysT: protein MSATVVTEATRAGEDGNHSTFRREGVSLRVGAATVWLSLIVLAPLAAIAWQAGGGGWRAFQLAVTSHAALQSFQVTLTIAAGVTVVNLVFGLLIAWVLVRDDFFGKRFIDVIIDLPFALPTIVASLVMLALYGPASPVHVHLQHTAWGVGLALAFVTLPFVVRSVQPVLLEIDREVEEAAASLGASGLTIFRTVVLPALTPALLTGAGLAFSRAIGEFGSVVLIGGAVPGKTEVSSQWIRTLIENDDRTGAAAISLVLLAVSFLVLLALRVLGSRVIKRQERA from the coding sequence GTGAGCGCGACTGTGGTGACCGAAGCGACTCGGGCCGGCGAAGACGGGAACCACTCAACGTTCCGGCGCGAAGGGGTGTCGCTGCGCGTCGGTGCTGCCACGGTGTGGCTGTCGCTGATCGTGTTGGCGCCGCTGGCCGCGATCGCCTGGCAGGCCGGCGGCGGCGGATGGCGCGCCTTCCAGCTGGCGGTCACCTCGCACGCCGCACTGCAGTCGTTCCAGGTGACCCTGACGATCGCGGCCGGGGTCACCGTGGTCAACCTGGTGTTCGGCCTATTGATCGCGTGGGTATTGGTGCGCGACGACTTCTTTGGCAAACGCTTCATCGATGTGATCATCGATTTGCCGTTCGCGCTGCCGACCATCGTCGCGAGCCTGGTGATGCTGGCGCTGTACGGCCCGGCCAGTCCGGTGCATGTGCATCTGCAGCACACCGCCTGGGGCGTCGGTCTGGCACTGGCATTCGTCACGCTGCCCTTCGTGGTGCGGTCGGTGCAACCCGTGCTGCTGGAGATCGACCGGGAGGTCGAGGAAGCGGCCGCGTCACTGGGCGCCTCCGGACTGACCATCTTCCGCACCGTGGTACTGCCGGCCCTGACCCCGGCGCTGCTGACGGGGGCGGGGCTGGCATTCTCCCGGGCGATCGGTGAGTTCGGCTCGGTGGTGTTGATCGGTGGCGCGGTGCCCGGCAAGACCGAGGTTTCCTCGCAGTGGATCCGCACGCTGATCGAGAACGACGACCGCACCGGCGCGGCGGCGATCTCGTTGGTGCTGCTCGCGGTTTCGTTCCTGGTGCTGCTCGCGCTGCGGGTGTTGGGGTCGCGAGTGATCAAGCGGCAGGAGAGGGCCTGA
- a CDS encoding extracellular solute-binding protein produces the protein MPNTIARSIALALAAATLAGCGGGPSDVVGGGERSEAHTTLTLVAYAVPEPGWSKVIPAFYDTEEGADVQVVTSYGASGDQSRGVASGKPADIVNFSVEPDVIRLVKAGKVAEDWNADVTRGIPFGSVVTLVVRQGNPKHITGWDDLLRPGVEVISPSPLSSGSAKWNLLAPYAVKSEGGKNPQAGLDFIERLVGDHFKLRPGSGREATDVFLQGSGDVLISYENEAIAVERKGKPVEHVNPSQTFKIENPLAVVTSSRHLDTVTAFKNFQYTAVAQRLWAEAGFRPADPSVADEFRHAFPEPDKLWTIADLGGWDVIDSALFDKSSGAITKIYTRVTG, from the coding sequence ATGCCCAATACCATCGCGCGCAGCATCGCGCTGGCGCTGGCCGCCGCCACACTCGCCGGGTGCGGCGGTGGACCCAGCGATGTCGTTGGGGGTGGCGAGCGCTCTGAGGCGCACACCACCCTGACACTGGTGGCCTACGCGGTTCCCGAACCAGGGTGGAGCAAGGTGATCCCGGCCTTCTACGACACCGAGGAGGGTGCCGACGTTCAGGTCGTCACCTCCTATGGCGCATCGGGCGATCAGTCCCGCGGGGTCGCCAGCGGCAAACCCGCCGATATCGTGAACTTCTCGGTGGAGCCCGATGTCATCCGCTTGGTGAAGGCCGGCAAGGTCGCCGAGGACTGGAACGCCGATGTCACCAGGGGCATCCCGTTCGGTTCGGTGGTGACCTTGGTAGTTCGCCAGGGCAATCCCAAGCACATCACCGGCTGGGACGACCTGTTGCGGCCCGGGGTCGAGGTGATCAGCCCCAGCCCACTGAGCTCTGGATCGGCCAAGTGGAATCTGCTGGCTCCGTATGCCGTGAAGAGCGAGGGCGGCAAGAACCCGCAGGCCGGCCTGGACTTTATCGAGCGGCTGGTGGGTGACCATTTCAAGCTCCGTCCGGGCTCCGGTCGCGAGGCCACCGATGTATTCCTGCAGGGCAGCGGCGACGTGCTGATCAGCTACGAGAACGAGGCCATCGCGGTCGAGCGCAAGGGCAAGCCGGTAGAGCACGTCAACCCGTCGCAGACCTTCAAGATCGAAAACCCGTTGGCCGTGGTGACTTCCAGCCGGCACCTTGACACCGTCACTGCGTTCAAGAACTTCCAGTACACGGCCGTGGCCCAACGCCTCTGGGCTGAAGCCGGGTTCCGTCCTGCCGACCCGAGCGTCGCCGACGAATTCCGCCACGCGTTCCCGGAACCCGACAAACTATGGACGATCGCCGACCTCGGCGGGTGGGACGTAATCGACAGCGCCCTCTTCGACAAGTCGAGCGGCGCCATCACCAAGATTTACACCCGGGTCACCGGGTGA
- a CDS encoding glycoside hydrolase family 15 protein, which translates to MDLHTPPGDAPAKTAPEVTTPAGATNTAAPTPPPLSATAPVPYAATQSQVRNPFPPIADYAFLSDCENTCLISAAGSVEWMCLPRPDSPSVFGALLDRSAGHFRLGPYGVSVPAARRYLPGSPIMETTWQTHTGWLIVRDALVMGKWHDIDARSQTHRRTPTDWDAEHILLRTVRCVSGTAELTMSCEPAFDYHRTSATWEYSANAYGEAIARARQNPDAHPTLRLTTNLRLGLEGREARARTRLTEGDDVFVALSWSKHPAPQSYAEAADKMWNTTECWRQWINIGNFPDHPWRSYLQRSALTLKGLTYSPTGALLAAPTTSLPETPQGERNWDYRYSWVRDSAFTLWGLYTLGLDREADDFFSFIADVSGVNNGQQHPLQVMYGVGGEHELVEQELDHLSGYDNARPVRIGNGAYNQQQHDIWGTMLDSVYLHAKSREQIPETLWPVLKRQVEEAIKHWREPDRGIWEVRGEPQHFTSSKVMCWVALDRGSKLAELQGAVSYAKQWRAIAEEIKADVLANGVDSRGVLTQTYGSTALDASLLLVVLTRFLPADDPRVRATVMAIAEELTEDGLVLRYRTEETDDGLSGAEGTFTICSFWLVSALVEIGEVSRAKHLCERLLSFASPLHLYAEEIEPRTGRHLGNFPQAFTHLALINAVVHVIRAEEEADSTGGFQPANAPM; encoded by the coding sequence ATGGACCTGCACACCCCGCCGGGCGATGCACCCGCCAAGACCGCTCCGGAAGTCACCACGCCCGCCGGAGCCACCAACACCGCTGCCCCGACGCCACCACCCCTGTCGGCGACCGCCCCGGTGCCGTATGCGGCGACACAGAGTCAGGTCCGCAATCCGTTTCCCCCGATCGCCGACTACGCGTTTCTGTCGGACTGCGAGAACACCTGCCTGATCTCGGCAGCGGGATCGGTGGAGTGGATGTGCCTACCGCGCCCGGACTCCCCCAGCGTCTTCGGTGCCCTGTTGGACCGCAGCGCCGGACACTTTCGGCTCGGGCCCTACGGGGTGTCGGTGCCCGCGGCCCGGCGCTACCTGCCCGGCAGTCCCATCATGGAAACCACCTGGCAGACCCACACCGGCTGGCTGATCGTGCGCGACGCCCTGGTGATGGGTAAGTGGCACGACATCGACGCGCGGTCGCAGACCCACCGGCGCACCCCCACCGACTGGGACGCCGAGCACATCCTGCTGCGCACGGTGCGTTGCGTCAGTGGCACCGCCGAGCTGACCATGAGCTGCGAGCCGGCATTCGACTATCACCGCACCAGCGCCACCTGGGAATACTCGGCCAACGCCTACGGCGAGGCAATCGCGCGGGCCCGGCAGAATCCGGACGCCCACCCGACCCTGCGCCTGACGACGAATCTGCGGCTGGGACTGGAGGGCCGCGAAGCCCGAGCCCGCACCCGGCTGACCGAGGGCGACGACGTCTTCGTGGCCTTGAGCTGGTCGAAACACCCTGCGCCGCAAAGCTATGCCGAAGCCGCAGACAAGATGTGGAACACCACCGAATGCTGGCGGCAGTGGATCAATATCGGAAACTTCCCCGACCATCCGTGGCGCTCGTATCTGCAGCGCAGCGCGCTGACGCTGAAGGGCCTGACCTATTCGCCGACCGGGGCACTGCTGGCTGCGCCCACCACCTCGTTGCCAGAAACGCCTCAGGGCGAACGGAATTGGGACTACCGATACAGCTGGGTGCGCGATTCGGCGTTCACCCTGTGGGGCCTGTACACGCTGGGCCTGGACCGCGAGGCCGACGACTTCTTCTCGTTCATCGCCGACGTGTCCGGCGTCAACAACGGGCAGCAACACCCGCTGCAGGTGATGTACGGCGTCGGTGGGGAGCACGAACTGGTCGAACAGGAGCTGGACCACCTGTCCGGCTACGACAACGCGCGTCCGGTGCGGATCGGCAATGGCGCCTACAACCAACAACAGCACGACATCTGGGGCACCATGCTGGACTCGGTCTACCTGCACGCCAAGTCTCGTGAGCAGATCCCAGAAACCCTGTGGCCGGTGCTGAAACGTCAGGTGGAAGAGGCGATCAAGCACTGGCGCGAACCCGACCGAGGCATCTGGGAGGTGCGCGGCGAACCGCAGCACTTCACCTCGTCGAAGGTGATGTGCTGGGTCGCGCTGGACCGCGGGTCGAAACTGGCCGAGTTGCAGGGCGCGGTCTCCTACGCCAAGCAGTGGCGAGCGATCGCCGAGGAGATCAAGGCTGACGTGCTGGCCAACGGCGTGGATTCCCGCGGTGTGCTGACCCAGACCTACGGCAGCACGGCGCTGGATGCATCGTTGCTGCTGGTGGTGCTCACCCGGTTCCTGCCGGCCGACGACCCGCGAGTACGCGCCACCGTCATGGCGATCGCCGAAGAACTCACCGAAGACGGCCTGGTGCTGCGCTACCGCACCGAGGAGACCGACGACGGGCTGTCCGGCGCCGAGGGCACCTTCACCATCTGCTCGTTCTGGCTGGTCTCGGCACTGGTCGAGATCGGCGAGGTGAGCCGGGCCAAGCATCTGTGTGAGCGGTTGCTGTCGTTCGCCAGCCCGTTGCATCTCTACGCCGAGGAGATCGAGCCCCGCACCGGCCGGCACTTGGGCAACTTCCCGCAGGCCTTCACCCACCTGGCGCTGATCAACGCAGTCGTCCACGTGATTCGGGCGGAAGAGGAGGCCGACTCCACCGGAGGTTTCCAGCCCGCCAACGCGCCCATGTAG
- a CDS encoding sensor domain-containing protein, which produces MAYRAGTIAAGAVAVVLLVSGCTTVVSGTVRPAPGLAPTPVTGMAVRQVLLDDSELSKLTGQPFRSDPSIPPRFGGLDELPDAWESAEPQDCVGAAVGGQRSVYSAARVRDAAHEFWDSSSDDSPLTGVGEAVIALDSAADADALFEKFAQQWASCDGVVVTRDSGSDSEASGEVTDVANQDAVLVATVRTSVDGEAGLRVSRALAARVNCVVDVDVFWFVEDEGHSGAPPADDTTAADLARAMLDKVRNLSG; this is translated from the coding sequence GTGGCCTACCGGGCAGGCACAATCGCGGCGGGCGCGGTCGCGGTCGTGCTGCTGGTCAGCGGGTGCACCACGGTGGTCTCCGGAACCGTCCGGCCCGCACCCGGATTGGCGCCCACGCCTGTGACCGGGATGGCGGTCCGGCAGGTGTTGCTCGATGACTCTGAGCTGTCGAAGCTGACCGGACAGCCCTTTCGCAGCGACCCCTCCATCCCGCCGCGGTTCGGCGGCCTTGACGAGCTACCCGACGCGTGGGAGTCGGCCGAGCCACAAGACTGCGTCGGCGCAGCGGTGGGTGGTCAACGTAGCGTCTACAGCGCCGCCCGGGTGCGCGACGCCGCCCATGAGTTCTGGGACAGCTCCAGCGACGACTCGCCGCTGACCGGGGTGGGCGAGGCGGTGATCGCACTGGACAGTGCCGCAGACGCCGATGCGCTCTTCGAGAAGTTCGCCCAGCAGTGGGCCAGCTGCGATGGGGTGGTGGTGACGCGGGACAGCGGGTCCGACAGCGAGGCCAGCGGCGAGGTCACTGACGTCGCCAACCAGGACGCGGTACTGGTGGCCACCGTGCGTACCAGTGTGGACGGTGAAGCGGGACTGCGTGTTTCGCGGGCGCTCGCGGCGCGGGTGAACTGCGTCGTCGACGTCGATGTGTTCTGGTTTGTCGAGGATGAGGGCCACTCCGGTGCTCCGCCCGCCGACGACACCACGGCCGCCGACCTGGCTCGGGCGATGCTGGACAAGGTCCGCAACCTCAGCGGCTGA